A single Lolium perenne isolate Kyuss_39 chromosome 6, Kyuss_2.0, whole genome shotgun sequence DNA region contains:
- the LOC127309835 gene encoding putative F-box protein At5g62060, whose translation MLPKATAVSIANDILFDILLRMPGRALRRFQCVSKQWCALLSDPAFLAAHKSRRPDLLLVDTGYFRGYNEPDLRLRDLSGNVVRVIEGVGGSDILPATSLDAGLVCVLDHPCKGVHVVDLATGKVLLSISGLQVKRQQHEFARCQYETIGIGRTASSCVYKVVRLVRGDTCQVLTLGADTRWRRRKTRPTNKYFLDRYYSPITIDGVMYFLTEGASGTLLCFDLEKEQWKVNPIEGPSEFVGAKRWSTISVYITELNGFLCLVQEEYDNVRMFPNSHNSSTNIWIMHDCGKGNWTKVYTIPMSVFGYRYAPYRCMPLRVMHGGEKLLIEYVPRYYYYMERKASFGLYDPHTKTCTDILPDYLPEKNFLCKLQLEHLASSVNN comes from the coding sequence ATGCTTCCCAAGGCAACTGCAGTCTCAATAGCAAATGACATCCTCTTTGACATCCTTTTGAGGATGCCAGGGAGGGCCCTCCGCCGGTTCCAATGCGTGTCCAAGCAGTGGTGTGCCCTCCTCTCTGACCCGGCCTTCCTCGCCGCACACAAGTCTCGCCGCCCCGACCTGCTCCTCGTCGACACCGGCTACTTTCGAGGATACAATGAACCTGATTTGCGGCTCAGGGATCTCAGCGGCAATGTTGTTAGAGTGATCGAAGGCGTCGGTGGATCGGACATCCTTCCCGCGACAAGCCTCGACGCCGGACTAGTGTGTGTCCTCGACCATCCTTGCAAAGGTGTCCATGTGGTTGATTTGGCCACGGGGAAGGTGCTCTTGTCCATCTCGGGactacaagtgaaaaggcaacaaCATGAATTTGCCAGATGTCAGTATGAAACCATCGGCATCGGCCGTACCGCCTCCTCTTGTGTATACAAGGTGGTCCGGCTCGTCCGAGGTGATACCTGTCAAGTTCTCACATTAGGTGCCGACACAAGATGGAGAAGGAGGAAGACACGCCCCACCAACAAGTATTTCCTCGATCGCTATTATTCTCCAATCACTATTGATGGTGTCATGTACTTCTTGACCGAAGGGGCATCTGGCACCTTGCTTTGCTTTGACCTCGAAAAAGAGCAATGGAAGGTCAACCCGATCGAAGGTCCATCGGAGTTTGTTGGTGCCAAGAGGTGGAGTACAATTTCAGTCTACATAACAGAGCTCAACGGTTTTCTTTGTTTGGTCCAAGAGGAGTATGACAACGTGCGTATGTTTCCAAATTCACATAATTCATCCACCAACATATGGATCATGCATGATTGTGGTAAAGGTAACTGGACCAAAGTGTACACAATCCCAATGAGCGTATTCGGGTATCGTTATGCGCCTTATCGTTGTATGCCTTTAAGGGTGATGCATGGTGGCGAAAAGTTGCTTATAGAATATGTTCCTAGATACTACTACTACATGGAAAGGAAAGCATCCTTTGGACTCTATGATCCTCACACCAAGACATGCACGGACATTCTGCCGGACTATCTCCCCGAAAAGAATTTTCTCTGCAAACTGCAGTTAGAACACCTTGCGTCGTCTGTCAATAATTAA